The genomic interval TTACTCtgatgtctcttcagaccccggagtataattgGCTGAGGCTCATGCATTTATAAAAGCATGCAACCATGTATTTAAATACAAGCAtttaaaaaagggggggggggggaatgtaacTCTCCTCCCATGGCACCCGCATTGGTTTTCATTTTCTTCCAGGCTCCTGAATGTTAAGGAACACTAAGACCTATGATAGGACCTTAGTTGTTACATGGCATTGTGACTCAAGCTTGATGACATCGGTCACACTTGCATCTGTGTAACAATTCAAtgtaccactgaggcccaatcacaggtccccagagtataatgacaaTTCTGGTTCAGTAAGGACAGAACCACTAGGCAGTTCTCACAAGGTTTTCCTAACACATGCTTATACTTTAAAAGGGGCAAGTTTTAAGGAGAGTGTCGTAAATAATTCCTATTAATTGTAACCAAAGTAAGGTGCCTGCTTAATCGCCCAGTCCTAGATTATATTGTTTCTAATGTGTGTGTTCATTCATTTCAGCAAGAAGAATGGAATGAACACAATGTGAAAATTATCAAGTATATAAGAACCAAAACCAAACCCCACCTGTTCTACATCCCTGGCAGAATGTGTCCACCAACTCAGAAGTTATTCGAAGAGTCGCAGAAAAAGCTGAATTGTAAGTTTGTGTTTGTCAATTGCAGCATGAATGTTTAgagcgtacctccagttataaaccatTTATCATAAATAGTATAGGTGGTAATAAatgtttgcaatatatcttattaaagaaatgtatatttctccacttttcaggcagttactttttCCGTATtagtttatgaaaaaaaaatagggtTGATGATAATAAAAAAGACAcataaataattgctgctgtaacAATCTACTACTCCTTGGTTTTTAACGcggctaggttgtagataagataCTGCAAGTATGCTGACTTAGAAAATAAATTGATTAACCAGCTAGCAGGAGAATATTCCTCAACTTGTCCCTGCTTCATAGCACTTTATGTGTAAGGCTGAATACGAAGACTGATCTAacgtaaacaagcagtcagattgaagataatgGAGTAGGAGAACAGCTTACTAGGTGGCGAAAGAAATAGATATTTAATAGGAGTTTAAAAAGTTTTTCacctgtactgttcatttatgaaaagttgtttataactggaggtctgTTTTAAGGTACTGCACATCATAGATGTATTTATTAGATTGATAAAAAAATAGAGCTCCCAATTTGCAATGCTAACTGTACTTTCTTTTCTTAGCTATATTTGAAAGTAGACGAGTAGAATTTGCAGAACAGTTAAATAAAATGGAAGCTAGGCCTAGGCGCCATTCCATGAAAGACAAAGATCAAGAAAAGAAGCATGACGATGAAAATGAAGAACAGAAGGAGGACCCAGAAGATGGTAAGGTGGCTCGGCATGAGATAGATGAGGAGACAGGTAATCTGCCTAATGACATAGAGATGGAGGACACCTTTGAGGAAGAGAAAGATGTTAGTGTTACTTTAAGAGATGTAGAAATGGTTCAGGAGAATAGACTTATGGAAGATGGTGATGACGCTAGGGCTGAGGAAAAGATTGAGGAAGAGGGTAGGGTTGAAGTAGAGGAGCCACAGATTAGTAAGTGGGAAGAAAGGGAGATAGAGGTTGAGGAAGAAGCAAAAGAAGATGAGGAAAGGAGGGATCACCAGGAGGAAGAGGAGCATCAGATGGCAATGGATACTAGTCAAGCTAGTGTTTATGAATCACATGATGATATTAACCATAGTAAGGAAGTAGAGAGTGAAGAGAGGGAGGACGATCAGACAGAAAGTAAAATCCATGAGGAACCAGAAGTGCAACAAGCAAATGAGCCTGAATCTGAGTTAGAAACTGAATCTGCTCCGAGACAAGAAGAGCCAGAACTTATGTTCCATCCACCAGCTCATTATGAGCCCCAGACAAGACTAGAATCTCATTACCGTGTGGAAGAGGAGCCAGTGCTTGAAAAAGAAGAGGTTCCAGTAACATCGGTAAATAACACAGAACCTCAAGCAGAGCAGACTCAGATTACCTCCTCAGAACATAAGGAAAAGAGGAGCAGAAGTAGAGGAAGAACCAGGAACAAAGCAGGCAAGAGCAGGAGCcggagtagtagcagcagcagttctAGCAGTAGCTCCAGTTCAAGTAGCAGTGGAAGTAGCtctagcagcagcagtagtcaAAGCAGTTcaagcagtagtagcagcagcagtgggagcagcagccgggatagcagtagtagcagcagtagtagtagcagtgaaAGTCGAAGCCGGAGTAGAGGTAGAGGGCACGTCAGAGATGAGAAACGCAGGAGAAGTGTGGAGCGGAAGCGAAGAGAAAGAGAGACTTCTGGAGCAGAAAGGAGTCACAAGTCTTCTAAAGTCAGCAGCAGAGATGCCAAAGGATCCAAGGATAAAAACTCATCAAGGTCTGACCGGAAGAGGACTGTTTCTGAAGGTAGCCGGTCAGGCAAAAGACCATCAAGGAGTGAGCGCGAGCGTAAATCAGACAGGAAAGATAAGAGACGTTGACAAGATTGTGGTCTAGACTTTAGTAGAACATGGTGCTGCCTTAACAATAGCATGGTACTAATTGTTTGGGAAAGcacaataaattttatttttatttcacctTTTTGCATAATTTTTGTAATTTGATGGTCGAACAGAGATGTAAGCTCAAAGATCTTcaaataaataaaagcataaaggattttttttcagtATCTTTGCCTCTTCTTTGCTAGCGTTAATTTTAACCATACTTTATCTTGTTTTACGTACAAGAGTACATCATACTTGGCCCTGTAGATGATTGGCAGATAAAGTGTTGACTAaaatgaacctttttttttttttttttaatcaatggatGTACAGTAATAAGATACCTTCTATTGGTTGTAATTTTTGATATTCTTTACCCTTCTCCCCTAGAAATAACATCAATATTTTAATAGAATAGAAAGTAGTATAAATGTGAAATTGTTTCCTCCATTATTTTATCAGAGATCGTGCAGTGGCTCCACTGCAAAATCTTTCTGCATTTGGTCTGAGCAACATCTCAGGGTGACATTATACTTACTAATAGACAACTGATGTGTACAGATGTTTTATTTAGTAGAACATGTTTGACGTATGGTACATCTTAAGTCTATGCCATAGCCAAATTTTTGTCTGCTTTGTATGTGTTTCAAAACTTTTTGTAAGATCATTTGCGATTGTTCGGCTGTTATGTGCAAATAAATACGTTTTGACTAGTATTGGGCTATTTCTATTTGTTGTCAGATTATggagataacgtccatccttagggagagaccactctttcaggtgtgtggagacttatacagccatagttgctccactgctagggaacatgggaagaatatgcaaatctgtctcccaagatgtaaacagggagacagtgcctctgttatgccgccctttatgggaagcaccctgaacatcatgcctgactttccagaAGTGTTTACTgcataagggtgagttcacactacgtatacggcagcttattctgaacgtaaaacacgttcagaatatgcGGCGTATAaaacagttccattcatttctatgggagccggcatacgagcgctccccatagaaatgaatgggctgcttctttcactatgagcagtgccattgaagtgaatgggaagtgcccgcgtgtacgactcggcatgagcagagctagtcgTACACGCGggtacttcccattcacttcaatggaactgctcgtagtgaaaacagcagcccattcatttctatggggagtgctcgtatgccggctcccatagaaatgaatggaactgctttatacgccgctgattctgaacgtgttttacgttcagaataagctgccgtttacatagtgtgaatgcaccctaatgcggggttataaccaaatcaatttctcagctacagactgcaccatttctgtctggttggttTTCAGACACAAGCTTGGTGTAAGCCTCTTGGAACCAGTTGAAAGATTATTTTGGGcagcttagggcaggttcacctcTGCGCCCATGCGCACTTAAAGCAATCCTGctggctttccatcttctgccacaagagactggacaggggacagaaacccagcagtcagttttcaaacccattcaagtgagcgttttgtacctgtccgtggcgaaaccgttgtgtgtgttttttttgttgtttttttttttaaccggacacaaagtcctgcatgtccaactttgtgtctcgttaaaaaaaaaaaagtttcaccacAGACGAGTACAAAacactcacttgaatgggtttgaaaactgactgacgggtttctgtcccctgtccagtttctcagggcagaagacggaaacccagcaggattgcttaaagtgcgcacaggtgcagatgtgaacccacccttagcagCATAGAGACAGTAAATGAAGCGACAGACTGCGTGATGCCACAGCATTAGGCCATAAAAGTATGGTCAGTGATGGCCGTTCTTCCTGGGACCTGTATACAGAACATAAACcggttaaagggttttccagacttCTCAATTAAAGAGccatgcttaggataggtcatgggaacaatatgcaaatatgtttcccaggatgtaaatagggcaacactgcctctgtatgctgccctctattggaagcagctcccttgaacatcatgtccAACTTTCCAAgaagcctttaattgcaatgatgcaagattttgccaagtcagtatcatcccaactgtggatggTGCCGTTTCGATCtaattggatctcatcagcacagtttAGGGAGAGCTGATTTGGCAGAGGTGaaagacttctagaccagattcaggggatattgtcactccttagggagagaccaccatataggtgtgtggagtcttataaagcaaTTTTCGCTCCAttttgggggattatgggaagaatatgcaaatatgttcccaggatgtaaatgagggaaacactgcctctgtatgctgccctctatgggatgctcccttgaacatcatgcccgactttccaacaagcctttaattgcaatgatgcgggattttgccaagtcagtatcttcccaactgtggacggcgccatttcgatctgattggatctcatcagcacagtgtagGTCAGCAATTGAAGTTAGCAGGGGTCTAAGACCTGGGGTCCACTGCCTAACCACTGTCTGAAGAGACTGTAATGTGAGCCCCTTTACAGAAAACCAAGAAGAGCACTGTACATTTGTATAGCAGCTACACTTGGTATCAAAGCTCAGCTCATTCACTTTAGTGGGACTAGACTGTGAACAGGCCATGTAACCAATGGACATGTCATATGGCCTTTGAAGGGGCAGTAGTACTCCCTCTCCCTGAActccacttcaaacagctgatctatagGGATCAGGGTATCATACCACCATTAGATAACCtagcctaaggatagaccatcaattaaaagaaaaagtccagaaaaaccctttaggtcccgttcccacggagtaatgtgcaGTTCATTTAAACACATgttagagcgaggcgcttcaaaacagatcccattgacttcaatgggtgccggcttacgcgcgctacacattgaaatcaatgggaggctttataacctatTGATTATAAAcactcgctctgacatgtgtttacgtgtctaaatgagcagcgcattactccttgggaatggggccttaggctgaggccccacattgcggaaatgcagctttttgttgcagattttgttacggttttttgagccaaagccaagaatgtccacaaaaggaatggaaaatatataggaagttcttatacttctctcttctgctcaatccattcctggctttggctcaaaaaaccgcattaatatctgcaacaaaaaaagctgcgtttccgtaatatggggcctcagccttaaactgcAGTATTGGGCACAGTTAAACCCATGTATGCAGCAGCACTTTGCTTGGATATAAAATTGAATTTTTAGATAAgtgttttttggttattttttttcctgtttttcataTGCTGCTTAGAGTGGCAATGGATATGAGAGGTAGGTTGGGCATGTTTGTGTTCTCTGGGGAGATGGGAGAAAACCACTACACCTTTTCAGAAAAAAAGAGCCTTATATTACCCAGAAATCTGCTGTCGAGATTTAGGAGGCCACCATACACTTTTGATGGTTGGCCTCTCCTGCTTACATTAGTCATTAATGTGTATAACTCAACTTAGACTTGTGTATCAcggagtactgtatatatacagaatagtcATTTTAGAACTTgcgcaactttttattatacattgtGTCAATTTTATTTCCTTTAACACACATAACTAGTGATGCAGCATTGTCAAGTTttggatttaaaaataaaaaaagatttgtTTAGGGTGTGTtcccactgagttttttggagaggaaaaaaatacacttcaggaattaggagccCCGTGTGTTGTAAATGCAGATTTTTAAAGTCActgctaagtggatgggattctaccaaATATCATTCACACATCGCAGAAAAGTACATGCAGCGAAAAGGCTGCTTCTTCCAAAACCATTTCAATTTTGGAGATCAAagtatttcaattatacctatagggaaactgctggtctttccataggtataatgaaagcagaaaaacCTCTGAGCTTTCTGTgataagcgctgtgggaaaaaccgtgatacTTTACCGCCACAGTTTTTTCTACAGTGCCttgcttttttggggggttttttttttgctttctttccTGCTGTGGCCcatagcctttaaagaggacctttcaccgatttgggcagaggcagttctatatactgctggaaagctgacaatgcgctgaatttagcgcactgacggctttcccgatctgtgacccgggtaaagaactatcggtcccataccgtagctctttacagtcagaagggcgttcctgacaatctgtcaggtatgtccttctccacagcagcgcctatcacgctgtaccgtgtgagtggggaggaacgccccctccctctgctcacagtgctcgtccatagacgagtattaggaggggagggggcgttcctccccgctcacactgtacagcgcgataagcgctgctgtggagaaggacatacctgacagattgtcaggaacgcccttctgactgtaaagagctacggtaccgggaccgatagttttttacccggggcacagatcgggaaagttgtcagtgcgctaaattcagcgcattgtcagctttccagcagtatatagaactgcctctgcccaaatcggtgacaggtcctctttaaagagcgtTTATGACTCTTATAAAACTACCCATCATGGAATGGTTTCaaaatctaaaatatatatatgttctgtagCAGTCAGTTACATCACTTATGTGATCATTGCAGTCAGTCCATAGCCATACGTGCCGGCATCATAGCAGACTGCTGCGGGAAGGAAGCAGAGACTGGCAAGTGATTGAAGACATAAGGTTTGTTAACTCCTACTCAGCTGGGATCTAATTAGAGCACACTTAATGAGATCTTAAACATATTACTCTATTTATACATCATGGTTTTGGTTTGCCTTAAAATGGGTCTTACAGGGTTTCAAGTTATGTATTATTTTGACAGAAATATGTATCAAGCCTCCGACGCATGTGTGAATAGATTTGTCAATAACTGCTCTAATACCATTTTGctgtttaagggtgcattcacactgagtaaacgctagcttattctgaacgtaaaacacgttcagaataagcggcgtctaaagcagctccattcatttctatgggagcggggatacgagcgctccccatagaaatgaatgggctgcttctttcactccgtgcagtcccattgaagtgaatggggagtgccggcttgtacgctccggcatgagcagagcttgccgtatacgccggcactccccattcacttcaatgggactgcacggagtgaaagaagcagaccattcatttctatggggagcgctcgtatccccgctcccatagaaatgaatggagctgctttagacgccgcttattctgaacgtgttttacgttcagaataagctagcgtttactcagtgtgaatgcaccctaactttgTTCCTTTTTcagatctttttttttcccctcggaGCTGAGGTAAATCAATATTCTATTGGAACAACTGTAGAAGGTTGCACAGCATGTTTACGTGCTATAGTTGTATGGATGTGTGATGGGTCTAAGACATATTCCTTCAGGAGCAGTAGTCTATGAGATCTTCCAGGTTTTTTTCCTTAGTTATGGTTGCAGACTATACTTCAAGAGAAACTttaggatatgaaatgaaagcttGAGGCAAGCGTCTTGTCCTTATACTTAGAAAGGGTAGTTTGCTATAATAGAGCAATAACTCTGTTATGAAGCATCCTTAGCTGATCAGTTTTTAGGATTGTGCAAATGTACTGATAGTGTCCCTTCACCCTGAGTGGGTTGAAAGGGAATGTGAAATCGGCTGGATCCACTTAtggttttggctgaaaaaaacagaAGTGGCCATAAACTgctttggcccagatttacttttGTGGTTACAACTAAACACTGATGTACACATGACGCAACGTATTGTGTGGAGTCTCAGAAAAGGGGCATGACTTAGAAGTTATCATGTGGCCACTGATTGGCAccagcagtcacgtgtggtggggacttccaccagaaaaCAACTGGGCCTTGCTGGGAGGCACAGTGAAAACATACAATTTATTTTTACTTCTCCCTGCTgtgtggacaacccttttaa from Leptodactylus fuscus isolate aLepFus1 chromosome 7, aLepFus1.hap2, whole genome shotgun sequence carries:
- the PNN gene encoding pinin, giving the protein MAVAVRTLQEQLEKAKESLKNVDENIRKLTGRDPNDNRPAPTRRMTITGPNVVGGRGRGGIVLRRGLSDGGGGPPAKQRDFEGALSRLGGERRQRRESRQESDAEEEDDKKPALQSSVVATSKERTRRDLIQDQNMDEKGKQRNRRIFGLLMGTLQKFKQESNVATERQKRRQEIEQKLEVQAEEEKKQVENERRELFEERRAKQTELRLLEQKVELAHLQEEWNEHNVKIIKYIRTKTKPHLFYIPGRMCPPTQKLFEESQKKLNSIFESRRVEFAEQLNKMEARPRRHSMKDKDQEKKHDDENEEQKEDPEDGKVARHEIDEETGNLPNDIEMEDTFEEEKDVSVTLRDVEMVQENRLMEDGDDARAEEKIEEEGRVEVEEPQISKWEEREIEVEEEAKEDEERRDHQEEEEHQMAMDTSQASVYESHDDINHSKEVESEEREDDQTESKIHEEPEVQQANEPESELETESAPRQEEPELMFHPPAHYEPQTRLESHYRVEEEPVLEKEEVPVTSVNNTEPQAEQTQITSSEHKEKRSRSRGRTRNKAGKSRSRSSSSSSSSSSSSSSSSGSSSSSSSSQSSSSSSSSSSGSSSRDSSSSSSSSSSESRSRSRGRGHVRDEKRRRSVERKRRERETSGAERSHKSSKVSSRDAKGSKDKNSSRSDRKRTVSEGSRSGKRPSRSERERKSDRKDKRR